In a genomic window of Helianthus annuus cultivar XRQ/B chromosome 10, HanXRQr2.0-SUNRISE, whole genome shotgun sequence:
- the LOC110886168 gene encoding protein SMAX1-LIKE 4 codes for MRSGGCTVQQTLTTEAASVLKHSLSLARRRGHAQVTPLHVAATLLMSSRASILRRACIKSQTNSSPSSHITPSLHHPNPHITPTPPPLHCRALELCFNVALNRLPTTPGPLLHGQPSLSNALIAALKRAQAHQRRGCIENQQTQSQQQCQQQQNPPLLAIKVELEQLILSILDDPSVSRVMREAGFSSTAVKSNLEEFSSSSLTSAPRVFFGSSGGGVYSSPSSPNSDHQYNHLHQNPNFWQTHFLNHSPDQNPSPKLDHSLKKDVTLVMEVLLGKKSRKNTVIVGDSLSITEGVVIELMGKVERGDVPNELRCAHFIKFQFSSLPLRFMKREEVEMNLADLRRKVESLLSTGDGVIIYAGDLKWTVDERELGGERGGISYSPVDHLVAEIGRLISQYNVTNKVWLIGTSNYQTFMKSKMKMPSLEVQWSLQAVSLPSAGLGLSLNANTTSGHESRVNLPNKTCEDTVDRKPLLSTKDEGDDDMVVMNCCGECNSNYEKEAAAAATTNRTSTVLPFWLHPSTHSSTLHKDNLVELRRKWNRLCQSLHQGRHNLNKNYMNSSSLNSDDNQGSVAKSYSYSSSSHHPFWPKNHIESNSTSISFADTLKHQNGGGERSYPRFRRQQSCHIDLSFSRTNHQKLGQEPNLDCLKSREDDKEVKITLGLGNSVNDLSKRQDVYKCLQENVPWHSEKMHSIVEFLMSSSSPKATKKDSWFLIEGNDSIGKKRLAMAIAKAMFGSSDTLLCFNMRGPVHKFENLKRGLKDQENVVVLVEDADFGDGSFLKSLSDGFENGKFGDRGEVIFVLSKGCDHVDDEKRSGMSPAQMKLVVNEINPISKADQKRKPKWDLDELSKRKVPRMEEAEIKKDLSRQSSSNTLDLNIKAEAQDDENNGNVLEFSPNSSDLTREMDGSPQNPSGFLETVKNQLVFDLSPARDSLMRESFMFKMKGVFEGVFGSTEFDLKVEEMVLDEVLHGCGVYLNGLFEKWLKEVFQTSLEVVKNGGKGVKSLRVCVVIDEKEGGGVGIEEKDEGFMGTNLPNSIKICYIM; via the exons ATGCGCTCAGGAGGTTGTACTGTACAGCAGACACTAACAACAGAGGCTGCTTCTGTGTTGAAGCACTCTCTCAGCCTTGCTAGGAGGAGGGGCCATGCTCAGGTCACTCCTCTTCATGTGGCTGCTACTCTTCTTATGAGTTCAAGAGCCAGTATTCTAAGAAGGGCTTGCATCAAATCACAAACCAATTCTTCTCCATCTTCCCATATTACCCCTTCTCTTCACCATCCAAATCCCCATATTACCCCTACCCCACCACCCCTCCATTGTAGGGCACTTGAGCTTTGTTTTAATGTGGCTCTCAACAGGCTCCCCACAACGCCTGGCCCACTCCTCCATGGCCAACCTTCACTTTCTAATGCTCTCATTGCTGCACTCAAGAGAGCTCAAGCTCATCAAAGAAGAGGGTGTATTGAGAATCAACAAACTCAAAGTCAGCAACAGTGTCAACAACAACAAAATCCACCTTTGTTAGCCATAAAAGTGGAGCTTGAACAACTCATTCTTTCAATTCTTGATGATCCAAGTGTTAGTAGGGTTATGAGAGAAGCTGGTTTTTCAAGTACTGCTGTGAAAAGCAACTTAGAAGAGTTCTCTTCTAGCTCTTTAACTTCTGCACCAAGAGTGTTTTTTGGTAGTTCTGGTGGTGGTGTTTACTCATCTCCTTCTTCACCAAACTCTGATCACCAATACAACCATCTTCATCAAAACCCTAACTTTTGGCAAACCCATTTCTTGAACCACTCTCCTGACCAAAACCCTTCTCCAAAACTAGACCATTCTTTGAAAAAAGATGTCACCTTGGTTATGGAGGTTTTGCTAGGgaaaaaatcaagaaaaaacaCTGTGATAGTTGGTGATTCTTTATCAATAACTGAAGGTGTTGTCATTGAGTTAATGGGGAAGGTAGAAAGGGGAGATGTCCCAAATGAACTAAGATGTGCTCATTTCATAAAGTTTCAGTTTTCATCACTGCCATTGAGGTTCATGAAAAGGGAAGAAGTGGAGATGAATTTAGCAGATTTAAGAAGAAAAGTTGAGTCTTTATTATCAACAGGAGATGGAGTGATCATATATGCAGGTGATCTAAAATGGACAGTGGATGAGAGAGAGCTTGGAGGAGAGAGAGGAGGGATTAGTTACAGTCCAGTGGATCATCTTGTTGCTGAAATTGGGAGGTTGATTTCACAATATAATGTCACTAACAAGGTTTGGTTAATTGGAACTTCAAATTATCAAACTTTCATGAAAAGCAAGATGAAAATGCCTTCTCTTGAGGTTCAATGGAGTCTTCAGGCTGTTTCTCTTCCTTCTGCTGGACTTGGCTTGAGTCTGAATGCAAACACCACCAG TGGGCATGAATCAAGGGTAAACTTGCCAAACAAGACGTGTGAAGACACTGTGGATAGGAAGCCATTGCTAAGCACTAAAGacgaaggagatgatgatatggtggtcatgAATTGTTGTGGAGAATGCAACTCTAATTATGAAAAAGAAGCGGCCGCAGCCGCCACCACGAATCGAACCTCCACTGTCTTACCGTTTTGGCTTCACCCTTCAACACATTCATCAACCCTTCACAAG GACAACTTAGTTGAGCTTAGAAGGAAATGGAACAGGCTATGCCAAAGTCTACACCAAGGAAGACACAATCTAAACAAGAATTACATGAATTCATCATCTTTGAATAGCGACGATAATCAAGGGTCGGTTGCAAAAAGCTACTCCTATAGCTCCTCAAGTCATCATCCTTTTTGGCCTAAAAACCATATTGAATCCAACTCGACTTCAATCTCTTTTGCTGATACATTGAAGCATCAAAATGGTGGTGGGGAGCGTTCTTATCCCAGATTCAGAAGACAACAATCGTGTCACATTGATTTGAGTTTCAGCAGGACGAATCATCAGAAACTCGGTCAAGAACCAAACTTGGATTGTCTCAAGAGTAGAGAAGATGATAAAGAGGTCAAAATAACACTTGGTCTTGGAAATTCGGTCAACGACTTGTCCAAACGACAAGATGTTTATAAGTGTTTGCAAGAAAATGTGCCATGGCATTCTGAGAAAATGCACTCGATTGTTGAGTTTTTGATGAGTTCATCGTCTCCTAAAGCTACCAAGAAAGATTCTTGGTTCTTGATTGAGGGGAATGACTCTATAGGGAAGAAAAGATTGGCGATGGCGATCGCGAAGGCCATGTTTGGCTCGAGTGATACGCTTTTATGCTTTAACATGCGTGGTCCAGTTCACAAATTTGAAAATCTCAAAAGGGGATTGAAAGATCAAGAAAATGTTGTTGTGTTGGTGGAAGATGCTGATTTTGGTGATGGGAgttttttgaaatctttgagtgaTGGATTTGAAAATGGAAAGTTTGGTGATCGTGGTGAAGTTATATTTGTTTTGAGCAAGGGTTGTGATCATGTTGATGATGAGAAAAGGAGCGGAATGTCACCAGCTCAAATGAAATTGGTTGTAAATGAGATCAATCCCATCTCAAAAGCCGATCAAAAGCGAAAACCCAAGTGGGATTTGGATGAACTAAGCAAGAGGAAAGTTCCAAGAATGGAAGAGGCCGAAATCAAGAAAGATTTGTCTAGACAATCAAGCTCAAACACTCTTGATCTCAACATCAAAGCGGAGGCACAAGATGATGAGAACAATGGAAATGTATTAGAATTTAGCCCGAATTCAAGTGATTTGACTCGTGAAATGGATGGTAGTCCCCAAAATCCATCCGGGTTTCTTGAAACAGTGAAAAACCAACTCGTGTTCGACCTATCTCCAGCTCGAGATAGCTTGATGAGGGAGAGTTTCATGTTCAAGATGAAAGGGGTGTTTGAGGGTGTGTTTGGGAGCACAGAATTTGATTTGAAAGTGGAAGAGATGGTGTTAGATGAAGTTTTGCATGGGTGTGGGGTATACTTAAATGGTTTGTTTGAGAAATGGCTAAAAGAGGTTTTTCAAACAAGCTTAGAAGTTGTGAAAAATGGGGGGAAAGGAGTAAAGAGTTTAAGGGTGTGTGTGGTGATAGATGAAAAAGAAGGGGGTGGGGTTGGTATAGAAGAAAAGGATGAGGGATTCATGGGTACGAATCTCCCAAACAGCATCAAAATATGTTATATTATGTAG